The proteins below come from a single Anaerolineales bacterium genomic window:
- a CDS encoding HAMP domain-containing sensor histidine kinase — protein MKGIQKGAARLNRLVEDFILLVELETGEAEKAYQIRRREVADLGAWLRVTCRRFEDDAGARGLNLILDIPDQLPVLVVDEYYLANALGRIVENAIKFSKSTSEWVRVMVNVTDEALRISVQDQGIGIPEEEMESLFNIFHQIDRAKYEQQGIGSGLAICQRIVSIHGGSVSVESEHDVGTVITIELPFEAASG, from the coding sequence ATGAAGGGAATTCAAAAAGGCGCGGCACGTTTGAACCGGCTTGTGGAGGATTTCATTCTCCTCGTTGAGTTGGAGACGGGGGAAGCTGAAAAAGCATACCAAATCCGCAGACGCGAGGTCGCGGATTTGGGCGCATGGCTGCGGGTTACCTGCCGCCGTTTTGAAGACGATGCAGGCGCGAGAGGCTTGAACCTCATTCTCGATATACCCGATCAACTGCCGGTGCTTGTCGTGGATGAATATTACCTGGCGAATGCGTTGGGACGGATTGTCGAGAACGCGATAAAGTTTTCGAAATCCACGAGCGAGTGGGTACGTGTGATGGTGAACGTTACCGATGAAGCACTCAGGATCTCCGTACAGGATCAGGGAATCGGAATTCCTGAGGAAGAAATGGAATCGCTGTTCAACATCTTCCATCAGATTGATCGAGCGAAATATGAACAACAAGGAATCGGCTCCGGGCTGGCGATTTGTCAGCGAATCGTCTCGATCCATGGGGGAAGTGTGAGCGTCGAGAGCGAGCATGATGTCGGCACGGTAATCACGATTGAATTACCGTTTGAAGCGGCCTCGGGATAA
- a CDS encoding LppX_LprAFG lipoprotein — MMRIKILFSILLFISLGACRTPTPEPLPASTIVENCVERMQALSGFHFLIERSGSPSFIDANQSLAFRRAEGDFQAPDRASATVRVIGPGIVAEVDIISVAENQWETNVLSGEWQALPPNWGFNPASLFDRDIGIQSILISDLRNLRLLGYEELEEYPGQLLYALEGTLDGERLYRLSYGMIGPHTLEISLFIAPETFELYRLNIVDHRSDAEEDTLWQLDFWNFDQSIDIVPPEVIGDSNS; from the coding sequence ATGATGCGAATTAAAATCCTCTTCTCCATCCTTCTGTTTATTTCCCTTGGCGCTTGCCGCACCCCAACACCCGAACCCTTGCCGGCAAGTACGATCGTCGAGAATTGTGTTGAGAGAATGCAGGCGCTATCCGGGTTCCATTTTTTGATCGAACGCAGTGGGTCACCTTCTTTCATCGACGCTAACCAATCTCTCGCCTTCCGCAGGGCTGAAGGCGATTTCCAGGCGCCGGATCGGGCGAGTGCAACCGTTCGGGTGATCGGACCCGGGATCGTCGCCGAAGTCGACATCATCAGTGTCGCCGAAAATCAATGGGAAACCAACGTGCTTTCCGGAGAATGGCAGGCATTGCCGCCAAACTGGGGCTTCAATCCCGCCTCGCTCTTCGATCGAGACATCGGCATTCAATCGATCTTGATCTCCGATCTGCGGAATCTCCGTTTACTCGGATACGAAGAACTCGAGGAATATCCCGGTCAATTGCTGTATGCATTGGAAGGGACTCTCGATGGCGAGCGGCTCTACCGATTGAGCTACGGAATGATCGGTCCGCACACATTGGAGATCTCACTATTCATCGCCCCGGAAACCTTCGAGCTGTATCGTTTGAACATCGTCGATCACCGGTCGGACGCGGAAGAAGATACGCTGTGGCAGCTTGATTTCTGGAATTTCGATCAGTCGATAGACATCGTTCCACCCGAAGTGATTGGGGATTCGAACTCGTGA
- a CDS encoding MFS transporter gives MTAIAQKANRSVIILWICLPIFIGAMDLTVVSAVLPQVIFDLEIPLQTGLDEAAWLVTGYLLAYSVALMFMGRLSDIYGRRKVFLISLTVFAVGSYLVAVGETWPTRFALRTIYTFAENRPDPAHVSLAVLIAARMIQAFGAGAMVPVGMALVGDLYPIGERAKPLAVIAAVDTAGWVVGHLYGGIIVRFYDWRTIFWLNLPLCLLAFVMIWKVLRGTAKESASARMDWLGASLIAASLVLLNVSMGTKMELGGAISQAGHTGLPSYALPFAAAAVGLFAIFLLRQARFEHPLIPLRLFRLPNFTSATLANFLVGFSLFVAIANVPLFINTVVARTLEQGAWESGWVLSALTVPMALAALPGGWLTARRGYRTPAIIGLLVSLIGFILMTAWQQDTPYSVMLPNLILAGCGFGLTIAPIAAAVIDSVPAPFRGTASALVIFFRLMGMTLGVSSMTAYGLYRADILTDRLLPLNAGLNESLQVGMEVAVQVVRETFLFAGLVCVIALLPVIRIRSKRRPKEVENE, from the coding sequence GTGACTGCGATCGCGCAAAAGGCGAATCGCTCGGTGATCATACTCTGGATCTGTCTGCCGATTTTCATCGGCGCGATGGATCTCACCGTGGTATCCGCGGTCCTGCCCCAGGTCATTTTCGATCTCGAAATACCACTGCAGACCGGTCTGGATGAAGCGGCATGGCTGGTCACGGGTTATCTTCTGGCCTACAGCGTCGCCCTGATGTTCATGGGGCGATTATCGGATATCTACGGCCGACGCAAAGTCTTTCTGATTTCACTGACCGTCTTTGCGGTTGGGTCCTATCTCGTGGCAGTTGGTGAAACATGGCCGACTCGCTTCGCGCTGCGCACGATCTACACGTTCGCCGAAAATCGTCCAGATCCCGCACACGTCTCTCTGGCCGTTTTGATCGCTGCGCGGATGATCCAGGCTTTTGGTGCAGGCGCCATGGTGCCCGTCGGAATGGCACTCGTTGGAGATTTGTATCCCATCGGAGAGCGGGCAAAACCTTTGGCTGTGATCGCCGCCGTAGACACCGCGGGTTGGGTCGTGGGGCATCTGTACGGCGGCATTATCGTCCGCTTCTACGATTGGCGAACGATTTTCTGGCTCAACCTGCCGCTTTGTCTGCTGGCGTTCGTCATGATTTGGAAGGTTCTGCGAGGTACGGCAAAAGAAAGCGCGAGTGCGCGGATGGACTGGTTGGGTGCCAGTCTGATCGCTGCGAGTCTCGTTCTACTCAACGTTAGCATGGGGACGAAAATGGAGCTGGGAGGAGCGATTTCACAGGCGGGTCATACCGGTCTGCCTTCCTACGCGCTGCCTTTCGCCGCTGCAGCCGTTGGTTTGTTCGCGATATTTTTGCTGCGCCAAGCTCGCTTCGAACACCCGCTCATTCCCCTGCGCCTCTTCCGCTTACCGAACTTCACTTCGGCTACACTGGCCAATTTCCTGGTCGGTTTCAGCCTTTTTGTGGCCATCGCCAACGTTCCCCTTTTTATCAATACCGTCGTGGCACGAACGTTGGAACAAGGCGCCTGGGAGAGCGGTTGGGTTCTCTCCGCACTTACGGTTCCAATGGCGCTCGCCGCGTTGCCCGGTGGCTGGCTGACTGCAAGACGTGGCTATCGTACACCGGCGATTATCGGATTGCTTGTGAGCTTGATTGGCTTTATACTAATGACCGCTTGGCAACAGGACACGCCGTATTCAGTGATGTTGCCGAATTTGATTCTGGCCGGGTGTGGATTTGGATTGACGATCGCGCCCATCGCTGCGGCCGTGATCGACAGCGTTCCTGCACCATTCCGGGGGACGGCTTCTGCGTTGGTCATTTTCTTTCGCTTGATGGGGATGACGCTCGGGGTTTCCAGTATGACCGCTTACGGCTTGTATCGAGCGGATATACTCACCGACCGGTTGCTGCCACTCAATGCCGGTTTGAATGAGAGCTTACAAGTTGGGATGGAAGTCGCCGTCCAAGTGGTACGTGAAACCTTTTTGTTTGCAGGCCTCGTATGCGTAATCGCGCTCCTGCCTGTAATTCGCATCAGGAGCAAGAGAAGACCAAAGGAAGTAGAAAATGAGTGA
- a CDS encoding DUF3352 domain-containing protein yields the protein MAPEDTILYLASGFDAENIEQTRKTMLEMLGGQGADAEEALAMFTTAFGFDPIDDLLGSLDGEFDFLLVPSSSGVLAESLDIPLGFAILAETNKPQKLLDVADNFSAAMERQGIGEAEVSEQEFGTIYDLVNMFNGDSILTYGVSDDRLMIGSSLDILADLFDGGPSLADSDSYQDIWKEFPKNMAPVVYVDIEGLIGQLREVMEPWEREDFDEEAGEVLAAMKFFAAAAAPMKGNIGRATFILFVETE from the coding sequence ATGGCACCAGAAGATACGATCCTGTATCTCGCATCCGGGTTCGACGCAGAGAATATCGAGCAGACGAGAAAAACTATGCTGGAGATGTTGGGCGGCCAGGGGGCGGATGCGGAAGAAGCGCTGGCGATGTTTACCACGGCATTTGGTTTCGACCCGATCGACGATCTCCTCGGCAGCCTGGACGGCGAATTCGATTTCTTGCTGGTGCCGTCCTCTTCAGGTGTGTTGGCTGAATCCCTGGACATTCCCCTCGGTTTTGCGATTTTAGCCGAGACCAATAAACCGCAGAAATTGCTGGACGTTGCCGATAACTTCAGCGCAGCGATGGAAAGACAAGGAATCGGAGAAGCTGAGGTCAGCGAGCAGGAGTTCGGAACAATATATGACCTGGTGAACATGTTCAATGGAGATTCGATCCTCACCTACGGCGTCAGTGATGATCGTCTGATGATCGGATCGTCGCTCGATATCCTTGCTGATCTGTTCGACGGTGGTCCGTCCCTTGCGGACAGCGATAGTTATCAGGACATTTGGAAAGAATTCCCGAAGAACATGGCTCCCGTGGTGTACGTAGACATCGAAGGTTTGATCGGACAGCTTCGGGAGGTGATGGAGCCCTGGGAACGGGAAGATTTCGACGAGGAAGCTGGTGAAGTCCTGGCTGCGATGAAATTCTTCGCTGCAGCAGCAGCGCCAATGAAAGGCAATATTGGTAGAGCCACTTTTATCCTGTTTGTTGAAACCGAATAA
- a CDS encoding DUF4203 domain-containing protein — MMANLACSLPAVLKDTVVDDIVLDALGPIGQSLYLLAAIGGALLLFAGWKIYRFIVALPGFFIGAMLGVQIAFHLDQSGWIALLALLVGGMIGAWLALAVHDLAIFVIGVVGGILLADTLWGVFSTTDPTLLFEVGAGIAGGILLLVMSRAWMMLLSAAVGAVMFVWGVQISLVYALLFFILGIVVQSLLSRAMGERAYEQASEAEHPPMINE, encoded by the coding sequence ATGATGGCGAATTTAGCCTGCAGCCTTCCGGCGGTCTTGAAAGATACGGTTGTGGATGACATCGTTCTGGATGCGCTTGGCCCGATAGGCCAATCGCTATACCTGCTTGCCGCCATCGGCGGCGCGCTTTTACTCTTCGCGGGTTGGAAAATTTATCGTTTCATCGTCGCTTTACCCGGATTCTTTATCGGGGCAATGCTCGGTGTGCAGATCGCTTTCCATCTGGATCAGAGCGGGTGGATCGCACTACTTGCCCTGCTCGTCGGTGGGATGATCGGTGCCTGGCTCGCCCTGGCGGTTCACGATCTCGCCATCTTCGTCATCGGAGTGGTAGGAGGCATCTTGCTCGCCGACACGCTGTGGGGAGTGTTTTCGACGACAGATCCAACGTTGTTGTTCGAAGTCGGCGCAGGAATCGCAGGTGGGATACTGCTGTTGGTGATGTCCAGAGCCTGGATGATGCTGCTTTCAGCCGCAGTCGGGGCGGTGATGTTCGTCTGGGGCGTGCAGATCAGTTTGGTCTATGCTCTGCTTTTCTTCATTCTGGGGATCGTCGTGCAATCGCTGTTGTCACGTGCAATGGGGGAACGGGCGTACGAGCAAGCGTCTGAGGCGGAACATCCTCCGATGATAAACGAATAA
- a CDS encoding phosphoglucomutase/phosphomannomutase family protein encodes MPIHFGTDGWRAVISDTFTFHNLRLVAQAIADAVASAEWLNGMTSGVQPDPKRMVVGFDTRFLSDRFAVEAARVLAANGYKVYLTSADVPSPTISYSVRHLGAIAGLMITASHNPPRYNGVKLKAAYGGSAMREQCRRVEVYLNDNEARGRGPNLMEYESAREAGLIERYNPTPAYYDHLRSLIDFDSIADNPQHIVVDSMFGSGRGQIKGILQGTGCEVFEVRGEMNPGFGGIHPEPIARYLGALAGAIAAGHGQLGLATDGDADRIGAMDGRGQFVDPHRIMALALKHLVEHHGFTGKVVKTVSTTQMINRLARRYNLEVIETPVGFNYIAEHMLRDDVLIGGEESGGISFKGHIPEGDGILMGLMLVEMVAVTGKPLNVLVDELLKEAGPIQYARLDLRLSRPIEKPRLVRQLASTAPDKIGDVKVSEVNTLDGVKYILEDDSWLLIRPSGTEPVLRIYAEAPNSDEVQALLDFGGSLAE; translated from the coding sequence ATGCCCATTCATTTCGGTACCGACGGTTGGCGTGCCGTAATCTCAGACACATTTACTTTTCACAATCTACGTCTCGTAGCCCAGGCGATTGCGGACGCCGTCGCCTCGGCGGAATGGCTCAACGGCATGACCAGCGGCGTGCAGCCCGACCCGAAACGTATGGTCGTAGGTTTCGACACCCGCTTTCTCTCCGATCGCTTCGCTGTCGAAGCCGCGCGCGTACTCGCTGCCAACGGCTACAAGGTGTACCTCACCTCCGCCGACGTTCCCTCGCCTACGATTTCCTATTCAGTCAGGCATCTCGGCGCGATCGCCGGGTTGATGATCACTGCATCCCACAACCCACCGCGGTACAACGGCGTCAAACTGAAAGCCGCATACGGCGGATCCGCGATGCGGGAACAGTGCCGGCGGGTCGAGGTGTACCTGAACGACAACGAGGCCCGGGGCCGGGGACCCAACTTGATGGAATACGAAAGCGCGCGGGAAGCGGGCCTCATCGAACGCTACAATCCGACGCCGGCCTACTACGATCATCTGCGTTCACTCATCGATTTCGATTCCATCGCCGACAATCCGCAACACATTGTCGTCGATTCGATGTTCGGCTCGGGGCGAGGACAGATCAAAGGCATTCTGCAGGGAACCGGTTGTGAGGTTTTCGAGGTGCGGGGGGAAATGAATCCCGGGTTCGGCGGAATCCATCCTGAGCCCATCGCCCGCTACCTGGGAGCACTGGCAGGCGCCATTGCCGCAGGGCATGGCCAACTTGGCCTGGCCACAGACGGGGATGCCGATCGCATCGGCGCCATGGATGGCAGGGGACAGTTTGTCGATCCACACCGCATCATGGCCTTGGCACTCAAACATCTGGTTGAACACCACGGCTTTACCGGCAAAGTAGTGAAAACCGTCTCGACGACACAGATGATCAATCGCCTCGCGCGCCGCTACAACCTGGAGGTAATCGAGACTCCTGTGGGTTTCAACTACATTGCAGAACACATGCTTCGCGACGATGTGCTCATCGGCGGCGAGGAATCGGGAGGGATTTCCTTCAAAGGCCACATCCCCGAGGGCGATGGAATCCTCATGGGCTTGATGCTGGTCGAAATGGTGGCGGTGACCGGAAAGCCACTCAACGTATTGGTCGACGAACTCCTGAAGGAAGCAGGGCCGATCCAGTACGCCCGCCTCGATCTACGCTTGTCCCGTCCGATCGAGAAACCTCGTTTGGTCCGGCAGCTTGCCAGTACTGCGCCGGATAAAATCGGCGACGTAAAGGTAAGCGAAGTCAACACGCTCGATGGTGTGAAATACATCCTCGAGGATGACTCCTGGCTTTTGATCAGACCTTCCGGCACGGAACCGGTGCTGCGCATCTACGCCGAAGCCCCCAATTCGGATGAAGTACAAGCGCTGCTGGATTTTGGCGGGTCATTAGCAGAGTAA
- a CDS encoding DUF4147 domain-containing protein, giving the protein MLKYRDHLAHLKSIRSAAMAVADPDALIRRKLSLCDDALQIDDLTIRRNSIDRFFLVAFGKASPAMSRAVVHILDRPFAEGLIAAPKEFEGPLPRGLQVFQTGHPLPDQGSLDAGRAVAVMLADTAADDLVLALISGGGSAMLELPRPGIDLEDIRRINSLMLKSGAPIESINVVRRAISRIKAGGLARMAAPARVVSLILSDVIGDRLSAIASGPTVLRAPTPEQARAILEQYHLWSRIPESIQRTLRQSRKSLPRTSPPKNIVIGNNRLVVHAAREKARELGFPTRVLTQRLEGEARSAGRRMANSLLRTSGPACLLAGGETTVDIRGDGRGGRNQELALAAALKLEGTPGCAVMALATDGVDGPTPGAGAIVTGDSIPRARRLGLDPEGALGNNDSFPFHEALGSLLITGPSGTNLNDLVVGLKYTSA; this is encoded by the coding sequence ATGTTGAAATATCGTGACCATTTGGCTCATTTGAAGTCCATTCGCAGCGCAGCGATGGCGGTGGCAGATCCGGACGCATTGATCCGCCGCAAGCTGAGCCTGTGCGATGACGCGCTGCAGATCGATGACCTGACGATCCGGCGGAACTCGATCGACCGGTTCTTCCTCGTTGCCTTTGGAAAGGCATCTCCCGCAATGAGCCGGGCCGTAGTACATATCCTCGATCGTCCATTCGCGGAAGGTCTGATCGCCGCACCGAAGGAATTTGAAGGACCGCTCCCGCGCGGATTGCAGGTCTTCCAAACGGGGCACCCACTGCCGGACCAGGGCAGTTTGGATGCGGGTCGTGCGGTCGCCGTAATGCTCGCCGATACGGCGGCGGACGATCTCGTCCTGGCGCTGATCTCGGGCGGCGGATCGGCCATGCTCGAGCTTCCCCGCCCGGGAATCGACCTGGAAGACATACGCAGGATCAATTCGCTTATGTTGAAATCCGGCGCGCCGATCGAATCCATCAACGTCGTCCGCCGCGCCATCTCCCGGATCAAAGCGGGAGGCCTGGCCCGAATGGCTGCACCCGCCAGGGTCGTATCCTTGATCCTCTCCGACGTGATAGGCGATCGCCTCTCCGCAATCGCCTCCGGACCCACCGTGCTTCGTGCGCCGACACCCGAACAAGCTCGTGCTATCTTGGAGCAGTACCATTTGTGGAGCCGGATCCCGGAAAGCATCCAGCGCACACTGCGCCAAAGCCGAAAATCCCTGCCCCGGACGTCTCCACCCAAAAACATCGTCATCGGTAACAACCGCCTGGTCGTTCACGCAGCACGGGAAAAAGCCCGCGAATTAGGGTTTCCCACGCGAGTCCTCACCCAGCGATTGGAAGGAGAAGCGCGCAGCGCGGGAAGGCGGATGGCCAACAGCCTGCTGCGGACATCCGGTCCAGCATGTCTGCTCGCGGGAGGCGAGACCACCGTCGATATTCGGGGGGATGGACGCGGAGGCCGCAATCAAGAACTTGCCCTTGCCGCTGCCCTGAAGCTTGAAGGGACTCCCGGTTGCGCAGTGATGGCGCTGGCTACAGACGGAGTCGATGGCCCCACTCCGGGCGCCGGCGCGATCGTTACAGGAGACAGCATTCCCCGCGCCCGCCGACTCGGCCTGGATCCGGAAGGAGCGCTCGGCAATAACGATTCCTTCCCCTTCCATGAGGCGTTGGGGTCTTTGCTGATAACCGGTCCCAGTGGAACCAACCTCAACGATCTCGTCGTCGGTCTCAAGTACACATCCGCCTGA
- a CDS encoding extracellular solute-binding protein: protein MSKLHRTFLVISVLLVSACVPAEETNGPELMTPAPSEQIRTATPTESPQPADNVLRLWLAPAFDPDDGSPAGMLLRQRLDLFESSHSGVEVEIRIKEETGVGGLYQSLATAMVAAPSVTPDIISLTPESLRAAAIDGLILPLETFLEAPASPAWYDHTVSIARIEGSFYGRPIASETEILAYRTFLFQTPPMTWSNILAGPESFLFPANDPAASFSLAQYLALDGSLVDDAGDPALDPIVLTEVLTFYDSAWNSDILSTAALQYASATETWQALVAERATSAVAPLDEFLLESDLRVLSAVPLPTQTEPGIGFAKTWSLAIVDNDSDNQELAAQMIDWLTDPEFLGPWTHALGMLPPTNLALSQWPEGPETSLASSLVTIMRPELPPETLAVFGPPIRDAIVAVIRDGVKPSNAAVSVAQSIASGQTE, encoded by the coding sequence ATGAGTAAATTACACCGCACTTTCCTCGTAATCTCGGTCCTGCTTGTTTCTGCTTGCGTTCCAGCCGAAGAAACGAACGGACCTGAATTGATGACGCCGGCTCCTTCTGAGCAAATTCGAACCGCCACCCCGACTGAGTCACCTCAACCAGCTGATAACGTCTTGCGGCTTTGGCTGGCGCCTGCATTCGATCCGGACGATGGCAGTCCGGCCGGTATGCTGCTGCGGCAACGCCTGGATTTGTTTGAAAGCAGTCATTCCGGCGTGGAGGTGGAAATTCGCATCAAGGAGGAAACGGGGGTTGGAGGCTTGTATCAAAGTCTGGCGACCGCCATGGTCGCTGCACCGAGTGTAACACCGGACATCATCAGTCTTACCCCGGAAAGCCTTCGAGCGGCTGCAATCGACGGCCTGATCCTGCCCCTCGAAACGTTCCTCGAAGCGCCGGCGTCTCCCGCCTGGTACGACCACACGGTCTCCATCGCTCGAATCGAGGGAAGCTTCTACGGCCGTCCGATCGCCAGCGAAACCGAAATTCTGGCCTATCGCACCTTTCTCTTCCAAACACCGCCGATGACCTGGTCCAACATCCTCGCCGGACCTGAATCGTTCCTTTTTCCGGCCAACGATCCAGCGGCGAGTTTCAGCCTCGCACAGTACCTGGCGCTCGACGGTTCTCTCGTCGACGATGCCGGCGATCCGGCACTCGATCCCATCGTGTTGACCGAAGTTCTTACTTTCTACGACTCGGCCTGGAACTCTGATATCTTATCGACGGCCGCTCTTCAATATGCCAGCGCAACCGAAACCTGGCAGGCGCTTGTCGCAGAACGAGCGACCAGTGCGGTCGCTCCGTTGGATGAATTCCTCCTGGAAAGCGATCTGCGTGTCCTCTCCGCCGTCCCACTGCCGACGCAAACAGAACCCGGTATTGGGTTCGCGAAAACGTGGTCCTTGGCCATCGTCGACAACGACAGCGATAACCAGGAACTGGCGGCGCAGATGATCGACTGGCTCACGGATCCGGAATTCCTCGGCCCATGGACACACGCCCTGGGTATGCTGCCGCCGACAAACCTGGCTTTATCCCAGTGGCCGGAAGGTCCGGAAACATCCCTGGCCAGCAGCCTGGTAACCATCATGCGGCCTGAACTTCCGCCAGAAACGCTGGCCGTATTTGGGCCGCCCATCCGCGATGCCATCGTCGCGGTAATTCGTGATGGGGTAAAGCCATCCAACGCAGCAGTCAGTGTCGCACAATCGATCGCCAGCGGCCAGACGGAATAA
- the uvrC gene encoding excinuclease ABC subunit UvrC → MAASDQIQPILEGIPSKPGCYLMKDARGQVIYVGKAVNLRNRVRSYFHASASHSRKVSEMIEHIADIEWIVVGSELEALILEMTLIKRYRPKYNVRLKDDKRYPYIKVHWADPFPKVTVTRRVRDDGSRYFGPYTSVWAVHQTLDVLRKIFPYLTCDRHITGEDLRACLYYDIKLCAGPCIGAIDKAAYRKMIDHLCRFLQGQTAPVVENLEAEMQCASAGMDYERAAVIRDQLQAIEKVVEQQKVVLQEKVDSDVIAFARDDRDACVQVFFIRAGRLIGREYFVLEGTHQADDVDLVQSFVKQFYADAAHIPQRVLLPTEIEESQIIERWLYQRRGGKKVRLVVPRRGKKRDLVRLATENAAETLAALRAQWEADRSKHVEAVAELQTALALSKPPNRIECYDISNIQGTAAAGSMVVFEQGTPNKQLYRKFTVKTVKGQDDFASMEEVLDRRFRRWKIADEEARKPGGKRDASFGFLPDLLIVDGGKGQLGRAVKVLDQYDLSGEVPVVGLAKEHEELFLPDNPDPVLLPRRSEALYLIQRIRDEAHRFALKHHQTQRRRSGLSSKLDHITGIGPARRKALIRVFGDVERIRRAKVEELMQVPGISRGLAERVKAEL, encoded by the coding sequence ATGGCAGCATCCGATCAGATCCAGCCGATCCTGGAAGGGATCCCCTCCAAGCCGGGTTGTTACTTGATGAAGGATGCGCGCGGGCAGGTGATCTACGTCGGTAAGGCCGTCAACCTGCGCAACCGCGTGCGTTCCTACTTCCATGCCTCCGCGTCACACAGTCGGAAAGTCAGCGAAATGATCGAGCACATCGCCGACATTGAGTGGATCGTTGTCGGCTCGGAACTCGAAGCTTTGATCCTCGAAATGACACTGATCAAGCGCTATCGCCCCAAGTACAACGTACGCCTGAAGGACGACAAGCGTTATCCGTACATCAAGGTCCATTGGGCCGATCCTTTTCCGAAGGTGACAGTGACCCGCCGCGTACGCGACGACGGCTCCCGCTATTTCGGGCCCTACACCAGCGTGTGGGCCGTACATCAAACGCTGGATGTCCTGCGGAAGATATTTCCATACCTGACGTGTGACCGCCATATCACCGGGGAAGATTTACGGGCCTGTTTGTACTACGATATTAAGCTCTGTGCAGGACCCTGCATCGGCGCCATCGATAAAGCCGCCTACCGCAAGATGATCGATCACCTTTGCCGATTCCTGCAGGGTCAGACCGCACCCGTGGTTGAAAACCTGGAAGCAGAGATGCAGTGCGCTTCTGCCGGCATGGATTATGAACGCGCAGCCGTCATTCGAGATCAGTTGCAAGCCATCGAGAAGGTCGTCGAACAGCAGAAAGTCGTCCTGCAGGAGAAGGTCGACTCGGACGTCATCGCTTTTGCCAGGGACGATCGCGACGCTTGTGTGCAGGTTTTCTTCATTCGCGCCGGCCGGTTGATCGGGCGAGAATATTTCGTGTTGGAGGGCACACATCAAGCGGATGACGTCGATCTCGTGCAGTCCTTCGTGAAACAATTCTATGCCGATGCGGCTCACATACCCCAACGTGTACTGCTGCCCACCGAAATCGAAGAGAGTCAGATCATCGAAAGGTGGCTTTACCAGCGCCGGGGTGGGAAGAAAGTCCGCCTCGTCGTTCCCCGCCGCGGGAAGAAAAGGGATCTGGTGCGGCTGGCCACCGAGAACGCCGCTGAGACGTTGGCCGCCCTGCGCGCACAGTGGGAAGCCGATCGCAGCAAACACGTCGAAGCCGTGGCGGAATTACAGACTGCGCTTGCCCTGTCCAAACCTCCCAACCGCATCGAATGCTACGACATATCGAACATCCAGGGCACGGCGGCCGCAGGCTCGATGGTCGTTTTTGAACAAGGCACGCCAAATAAACAGCTCTATCGTAAATTCACGGTAAAAACCGTCAAAGGTCAGGATGATTTTGCCAGCATGGAAGAGGTGCTCGACCGTCGATTCCGGCGTTGGAAGATCGCCGACGAAGAAGCGCGTAAACCCGGCGGGAAACGCGACGCTTCTTTTGGTTTCTTGCCGGATTTATTGATCGTCGATGGGGGCAAAGGACAGCTGGGCCGTGCGGTAAAAGTGCTGGATCAATATGATCTCTCGGGCGAGGTTCCCGTCGTTGGCCTGGCCAAAGAGCACGAAGAGCTGTTCCTGCCGGATAATCCCGATCCCGTGTTGCTGCCGCGCCGGTCCGAGGCGCTCTACCTCATCCAGCGCATCCGGGACGAAGCCCATCGTTTCGCACTGAAGCACCACCAAACGCAGCGACGCCGCTCCGGTTTGTCGTCCAAACTGGATCACATTACCGGAATCGGCCCTGCGCGTCGAAAAGCGCTGATTCGGGTTTTTGGTGATGTGGAACGTATTCGCCGGGCGAAAGTGGAAGAGTTGATGCAGGTCCCCGGAATCAGCCGTGGACTGGCCGAGCGCGTAAAGGCAGAGCTGTAG
- a CDS encoding response regulator, translating to MRVAWIVDDDDEMSQAVSLMLKLLDYSCEIFRDARSTGRQMLQGRKPDVFILDINMPNVSGIDLLQFIRSRQGFQHIPVVMLSSETTDAQVDEAMRVGADAFVFKPVTLEELEEALDRAIHKRL from the coding sequence ATGCGTGTTGCCTGGATCGTTGATGACGACGACGAAATGAGTCAAGCTGTAAGCTTGATGTTGAAGCTGCTGGACTATTCCTGTGAGATCTTTCGTGATGCACGCAGTACTGGCCGACAAATGCTGCAGGGCCGCAAACCGGACGTCTTCATTCTGGACATCAACATGCCGAATGTGTCGGGAATTGACTTGCTTCAATTCATTCGTTCACGCCAGGGTTTCCAACATATCCCGGTGGTGATGCTGTCTTCCGAAACCACTGACGCCCAGGTGGATGAAGCCATGCGGGTCGGTGCGGATGCGTTCGTTTTCAAACCGGTAACGCTGGAAGAATTGGAAGAGGCGTTGGATCGAGCGATTCACAAGCGCTTATGA